The proteins below are encoded in one region of Dama dama isolate Ldn47 chromosome 21, ASM3311817v1, whole genome shotgun sequence:
- the TMEM74 gene encoding transmembrane protein 74, protein MELHYLVKKCSQAAPCDAADWSSRGPPEDQADIAATRAALCCQRRCTLKPRALEMEASQLSPSPASPSLSLQDSAIHTDSLPPGPLNSGNNQITAEQKVCNCCSQELETSFTYVDENVNLEQRNRHSPSAKGSDHLGDLGWGNPNEWSHESAISLISEDEDDTSSEATSSGKSVDYGFISAILFLVTGILLVIVSYVVPRDVTVDPNTVAAREMERLEKESARLGAHLDRCVIAGLCLLTLGGVVLSCLLMMSMWKGELYRRDRFASSKESAKLYGSFNFRMKTGTNENTLELSLVEEDALAVQS, encoded by the coding sequence ATGGAGCTCCACTACCTTGTTAAGAAGTGCAGCCAGGCAGCCCCGTGTGATGCTGCTGACTGGAGTTCAAGAGGGCCTCCCGAGGACCAGGCAGATATAGCAGCCACCAGAGCTGCTCTCTGCTGCCAGAGACGTTGTACCTTGAAGCCAAGAGCACTGGAGATGGAAGCATCTCAACTTAGCCCTTCCCCAGCATCCCCTTCCCTCTCACTGCAAGACAGTGCTATTCACACAGACTCGTTGCCACCAGGACCTCTCAACTCAGGGAACAACCAGATAACAGCAGAACAGAAAGTCTGCAACTGCTGCAGCCAGGAATTAGAAACCTCTTTTACCTACGTGGACGAGAATGTCAACCTGGAGCAAAGGAACAGACACTCCCCTTCAGCAAAAGGGAGTGATCACCTGGGAGACCTCGGCTGGGGAAATCCAAATGAGTGGTCCCACGAGTCTGCCATCTCCCTGATTTCCGAAGATGAAGATGATACCAGCTCGGAAGCCACCTCTTCAGGGAAGTCAGTAGACTATGGTTTCATAAGCGCCATCTTGTTCTTGGTCACTGGCATCTTGCTGGTGATCGTCTCGTACGTTGTCCCACGGGATGTGACTGTGGATCCCAACACTGTGGCGGCCCGGGAGATGGAACGCCTGGAGAAGGAGAGCGCGAGGCTGGGGGCTCACCTGGACCGCTGTGTGATTGCTGGACTCTGCCTGCTCACACTTGGGGGGGTCGTTCTGTCCTGCTTGCTGATGATGTCTATGTGGAAGGGGGAGCTATACCGTCGTGACAGGTTTGCCTCCTCCAAAGAGTCTGCGAAACTCTACGGTTCCTTCAACTTCAGGATGAAAACTGGCACTAATGAAAACACCCTGGAACTGTCACTGGTGGAGGAAGATGCTCTTGCTGTACAGAGTTAA